A region from the Variovorax sp. RKNM96 genome encodes:
- a CDS encoding PspA/IM30 family protein: protein MTVIKKLVTLLRGSAREIGESVVDSNATRIYEQEIIDAKHSIEKAKGDLTGVMAKEMQSAREIERLKNEIARYEGLAVEALNKTQEGLALDVAAKVGTIEQELEEQAKAHASYALQVSKLKELIKSAEARIREHEREIGIAKTTESVYRATQSISENIGSGGSRLANARESLERIRARHEDLADRMTASQALENELGHQALEKKLAAAGIGSDADRTGKVMERIRARQANPSGTASE from the coding sequence ATGACCGTCATCAAGAAGCTTGTCACCCTGCTGCGCGGCAGCGCGCGCGAGATCGGCGAGAGCGTGGTCGACAGCAATGCCACGCGCATCTACGAGCAGGAAATCATCGACGCCAAGCACAGCATCGAGAAGGCCAAGGGCGACCTTACGGGCGTGATGGCCAAGGAGATGCAGTCGGCCCGCGAGATCGAGCGCCTGAAGAACGAAATCGCGCGCTACGAAGGCCTCGCGGTGGAGGCGCTCAACAAGACACAGGAAGGCCTCGCGCTCGACGTGGCGGCCAAGGTCGGCACCATCGAGCAGGAGCTCGAGGAGCAGGCCAAGGCCCACGCTTCGTATGCCCTGCAGGTTTCCAAGTTGAAGGAACTGATCAAGTCGGCCGAGGCGCGCATCCGCGAGCACGAGCGCGAGATCGGCATCGCCAAGACCACCGAGAGCGTCTACCGCGCCACGCAGTCGATCTCCGAGAACATCGGCAGCGGCGGTTCGCGCCTGGCCAATGCGCGCGAGTCGCTCGAACGCATCCGCGCCCGCCACGAAGACCTGGCCGACCGCATGACCGCCAGCCAGGCGCTCGAGAACGAACTGGGCCACCAGGCGCTCGAGAAGAAGCTGGCCGCCGCGGGCATCGGCAGCGACGCCGACCGCACCGGCAAGGTGATGGAACGCATCCGCGCCCGCCAGGCCAACCCGAGCGGGA
- a CDS encoding DUF2170 family protein, translated as MQSLLDQLEGLDALAGAAMGGLPVQLQPIPGSTPVVQVSIEGRDELPIFITSSDMQIICICYLWTEDEVKPERRTELLESLLDLNPSVPLSSFGRVDGRYVLTGALGRNASVEDVAREVAVLSDNALDALDALSEFLN; from the coding sequence ATGCAATCACTGCTCGATCAACTCGAGGGCCTCGATGCGCTGGCGGGCGCCGCAATGGGCGGGCTGCCGGTGCAGCTGCAGCCCATTCCGGGCAGCACGCCCGTGGTCCAGGTGAGCATCGAGGGGCGCGACGAGCTGCCTATCTTTATTACCAGTTCCGACATGCAGATCATCTGCATCTGCTACCTCTGGACCGAGGATGAAGTGAAGCCCGAACGCCGCACCGAGCTGCTCGAATCGCTGCTCGACCTCAACCCGTCCGTGCCCCTGTCGTCCTTCGGCCGCGTCGATGGCCGCTACGTGCTCACCGGTGCGCTCGGGCGCAATGCAAGCGTGGAAGACGTCGCACGCGAAGTGGCGGTGCTCAGCGACAACGCGCTCGATGCACTGGACGCCCTGTCCGAATTCCTGAATTAA